One stretch of Methanocellales archaeon DNA includes these proteins:
- a CDS encoding 4Fe-4S binding protein, with product MKRKIIKIDEKKCNGCGLCIPNCPEGALQIIDGKARLVSDLFCDGLGACIGTCPQGAITTEEREAKPYDEKRVMENIVKAGKNTIIAHLKHLKDHGETKYLNEALEVLKEKGIEVPIREINKVKDTPHICPGAAPREIKADVSKKAEQTSALRQWPVQLRLVPTQAPFFENSHLLVAADCVPFANANFHSKLLNGKSLVVGCPKLDDIEAYQEKLTEIFRNNKIKSATVAVMEVPCCNGLYAAVEKAVKDADKSIPIAKRVIKISGEEV from the coding sequence GGGTGCATTACAGATAATAGATGGTAAAGCTCGTTTAGTTAGTGATCTATTCTGCGACGGTCTCGGTGCATGCATCGGGACTTGTCCACAGGGTGCCATCACCACAGAAGAAAGAGAAGCAAAGCCCTATGATGAAAAGAGAGTTATGGAAAATATCGTAAAGGCTGGTAAGAACACGATTATTGCACACCTAAAGCACCTAAAAGATCACGGTGAAACTAAATATCTTAATGAAGCTCTCGAGGTTTTAAAGGAAAAGGGAATTGAAGTACCCATCAGAGAGATAAACAAAGTTAAAGATACGCCGCATATATGTCCAGGAGCGGCACCGAGAGAGATAAAGGCAGATGTATCAAAAAAGGCAGAACAAACCTCTGCTCTGAGGCAATGGCCTGTTCAGCTACGCTTAGTACCAACCCAAGCCCCGTTCTTTGAAAACTCCCATTTATTAGTTGCCGCGGACTGCGTCCCTTTTGCCAATGCAAACTTTCATTCAAAGCTATTGAACGGAAAATCGTTGGTGGTTGGATGCCCCAAACTCGATGATATTGAAGCCTACCAAGAAAAATTGACCGAGATATTCAGGAACAACAAGATAAAAAGTGCAACGGTTGCCGTGATGGAGGTCCCGTGCTGTAACGGATTATACGCTGCTGTTGAAAAAGCAGTGAAGGACGCAGACAAAAGCATTCCGATAGCTAAGAGGGTTATCAAAATCAGCGGCGAAGAAGTTTAG